The Rissa tridactyla isolate bRisTri1 chromosome 1, bRisTri1.patW.cur.20221130, whole genome shotgun sequence DNA segment AAACACAGTCATTTTGTAAATTTAACAATTTAGTAATTTTTGGGTTGAGTTGAAATCTCTTGGCAGCTCTTTTCCGGGAGGTGGTAAATGCTGAAGCAGTTCGCAGTGCTACAGTCCCCTAGTGTGGGAACCTCAGTATGAAAGATCTGTGACTCGCATGTAATTGATCCCTCGGATTGACAGTTGCTTTGAAGCGGtactctttctttcctctctctgcgTGTCATGTGGAATGAGACTCTGACCTGTGACTTCTCTGTGCTTTTACTAATGATGAGCCGTAGAGGTCTATTATTAATAGTGGCAAGTGAACCTCCGATGAGTAGATCAGTGTAAAAATGTTCTGCAGTTGTCCTGATAAAAGCACTTTCTGTACAAGCATGACAGCTCTGACAtgcacagaggagaagggagaaacgtGGTCCTCGCTTTCTGGAGGCGATGGCGTGGCCCTGGTATGCAGAGCCAGGTGGGGGGACGCCACGGCCGTGGGCACTCCGCACTTGATTTTGGGATGATTTTGAAACCCACTGCAGGACGGTATCACAGACTCTCATGAATAGCCTCACCTTTTGTCACTGCATTTAGTAAAGGAGTAAACAGGGAGGGAAAACAAAGTAGTAGGGAACACCATGAGCATGCAGAATTTGTGCAGGTAGTACAGATTGCCAGAAACTTCCAAGGCTCCAGTCCTATGGCTTTTTCAGCCTGTCTGAATCCCCCCTCCTCCCTTGCCCAAGCTGCAGGTTCCTGTCCCCTCAGTTGCATCCACCACCACTCACAGTCTCCAGCTGCACACAGCAAGCTCCTTCAAGGAAGCAGTGCAGCGGAAGAGGACCTCTTTTATTTGGCGGGGTTGGATTTCAGTGAATCCATTCCCTAAATCAGTTTGGGACAGGGAGGAAAGGGCAGTTGCCCAATCTGTAGTACCTGTGAAGGGTTGAGAAAGCGCAGCTGGTGAAGGAGGGAGAGGTGAGACTGCAGCAATCAGTGCTTGGATCAGCTTTGGCTGCAGAGGAACCACATCCTGACTGGGCCAGCACAAACTGATAGCCATGTGTATATGAACCtagcaatgtttatttttgttggttgattgttttggtttggggtttttttttgagaggagaaATTTGGCTTGTTCTGAAAAGTTTGGAGCAGTCAGGACTAGATTAACTGATGGAAAAAATATGGCCATAATGAGTTGGGCCAGAAAAGCCTGTGCTTTAATAGTGACTCTGCCACCTGTGTGGCTTTGGGAAATTCCACAGCTACTCTGTGCCTTGGTTTATTCCTCTTTTGGTGAGGTTAGGGCAATTCTGGTCTGCCAAGGACATGGAAAGATGAAGGTTTTTCACAACTGGTGCTAGAATTTTTCCTGACTGCAAAGCACAAGCTGTCAAAACCCTGGACAGAAGGCAGCACTGGCCTGTGCAGGCATGCAAGAGATGCACAGACAAGTTGAAGTTggcattttctttgtctcttagATTTTTTGCCATAGTTATCCACAAGTTCCTGCTGATGATGATTAAAGAGTGCGGAGGTCAAAAGCTGCTCCTCAGGCGGTTTGAAAATGGTCACTTCAAGATCAGCAccggtccctgctgctgctgctgcctttgcctccctcGTGTGCGCATCACTCGGTGAGTTGCCCTTTAAGATTTCCCAGCTGGAAAACGGCTGCTGGAATTCAGCCAACTTGGCAAGGCCAGGCTCACAGCAAAGGGCGTCCCGCTTCCCGAAAGTCAGTCTCAGGCTGTCTCTTTTAAACAGTGCTATCACTTTGGGGCTGTACATCACCgctaatttatttcatttttataatgcaaAATTTTGCATAAGAATCGAGAGCATGACCTCTCTCAGTTTAACCCAGTGCAGTGCTCCCACTCATAGTAATGTTGAGCACTGTGCTATCTCCCCAATTAATTGCGTTCTCTTCCAAGAAATCATTTCTGTAGCAAGCAGTGGTGTGTGGGAGGAGGAATTTCTACTCTAGAAAACCTAATAATTGAGATTTTGGTTCCTTTTCATTCCAGAAGGGAACAAATGTCTCCAAATTGTGTATTTTTCACAAGCAGAATTGTCAAATTGAGGCTGTCTTGACAGAAAATTTTTCTTACTTCGATgaaattgaaatgtttcattctGATTTTGACTTTAAAACTACTTCAGattaaaacaatttttagaaCAAAGAAATAGATGTAATTCCTGGAAAGCTTTGATCTCAACAAAATGGCATTGTCTGGTGAGGcaaaagcaagtattttcttCTACTAAACTTAGTTTAATGCATCTTTGAGAAGCGGGGTGAGGATGGAGCCAACATACTGTAACAGAAACCCTGCCTCCTTTGAGCGCTGCCTAGGTGGGGCTCCTCCTCTGGCTAGTGTGATCCTGTCATTTACACGTCACTCCACAGCCTGGAATTCCTGTGCATTTCCCAGGGCTTTCATTCTGGCACAGATTATGAGAATATTTCTCTCACTAAAAGCGAAAACTGAAGGACTGAATGTGCAAGACAGACTTTTCTATGAGGGCCTGGTCATTAGTGTTGGAGGGACCTTGGGGACTTCATGGTCTGGTTAAATGAAAGCTGCAAATGGAACACAGCACAGCAGTTTGTGATGCTTTTGCAAAAATTCTTGGTTTTTATTGTAATAATTCTTCCTTAAGAATTCAGTATTAGTATTTAAACTCTTATTtccatcattttattttaatggaataacAGTAATTATTTACATGGAGGGGGGCACCAAGAAGAATAGGTAATAAACCAGCTAAAAAGTATACCTCCAAAAATGCATGTAATACAATGACACAAAACCAGCAACTACTAATACGAATCTAGATGACTCCTACCAATTTTCATGGGCATTGGTTCATGCTCCTTACAGCAGTCAGCGCTGAAGAAACGCCGTGGGACAGCACTGTGCTATAGATTTAATGTGTCGCcagtatatttgtttttctttctgtgtctgtcaCCCTCTGTATAGGTTGTGGTAGCTGGGAGCTTGGGAGAGGATCTTCTACTCTGCCCACCTGTTGATCAGTCCAGTGACAGCTTACCCAGGATGATATTAACTAGTATTAACTCCTTTCAGAACCTAGATAGTGCCTACTACTGCTGGGAGGAAGGacagctgtctttttttaaaaaaaaaaaaaggctttttgctgTGGAAAAGGCTTAGGGCTCCTTCTTCAGTGTCCACAGCACTGGGAAGCTCAtctgctgctgtctctgcttCTGACTTCCAGCCTTTTCCCATTACAgggtaccattttttttttaaatatgggtAAGCTATAGCAGAGAAAGGTCAGTCTCCTTCCTCCTGTAGGTATCTTCTGGGGAAACAGGGAGCTACTCCAAGGGAgggatttattcttttaaaaagccaTATACTATCAAGCAGTCCTAGGAAAGCTAACAAGGTACAGTAGACAGATGAAGCAAAGTAACAAGCCATATAGTGGGGAGAGATGTGGCAGGAGATGTCTGATAGTTAAGAAAGAGAGACCTGCGTCAACAGGGAAGATGACTCCTGACATTGCAGTGACTGCACTGTTTGTCATATTATtctttaaagcactttgggaataATCGGTCTGTGAAAAGGCACACGCACTAAATGGTTGGCCAGTTGTAGGCACTTCCACATGTGTTTGTGCTGTTCATAACCCTGTGGTTATTAGCTATATTAATTGAGCAATTCTGTAATTCCTCATTCATGGCTATATCCTGTAACGTACTAAATGGCAGCCTGTTGTCTTGCTGAGGCATCTCTGGTGGCAATCTCAAGGGGCCAAGGAGCTACAGCAAAGATCACATTAACAGTATGGGAAATACACAGTGACAGACTAAAACGTCAGCCAGCCGTAGCAGTTACAGCTTGTCCTGTGAAGACGGAAAGAGAGTTCAGGTCAGTCAGCTTTCATGTCCTCTGTTAGGAAGCGCATCTTCCCCTTTCCTGGTGACCTTTAATGCTGGCTGAACAGGTCAGTGTATGACCTGTGTTCTGGACCCAGTTTATACTGACAGAAGTAAGGAAATCCTGAGCTGTCCTGCTGGCCTTGTGCAATTTGCCAAGCAAAAGATAGTTCCTTTCTCACGTTAAGAGTACAGAGGAGCAAAACCAGATGCTCCCGTAAATACCAGTCCTTTCATTTAGGTCTGTAGGATTCCCTTTCTACCACAGGACTAGGAAATGTCTGAGGAGGAAGACTAAATTCCCCAGTTTCATCGGAAAACTGAAATAGGAAGGCAACAAGGCAAGAACAAGTGGCATTATTGCTCAGAAACCAGTTAAtgctgctgctggctctttggttagCTTCATAGCAGAGAAAGACATCACATTTTGCCCAGCCTTGCTTAGTATGTAATCGCTGCAGAACAGGAAAAGTACTATTTTTGTAGAGACTTCACTAAATAAACACTGGGTAATTCTTGGAAAGATTTTCTAATCTTGAAGCTATTCCTTACCAGATTTTAGCCACATGTTATGGGATTGGGAAGGTTTTGCACTTGACTATCAAAAAAAGTTATCAAGGTTGCTAATAAGATTTTAGCctgtgtgattttatttattctttttttctgaccagGCGAACCCTCTTTTGGATGAAGCTGGGCACctttcagtttgctttctttCGACCCGTGCTCATGTTTTTATCAATAGTGCTTTGGACTAATGGCAATTACGCCCCTTACAatgtaagtaaatattttaattggaGATGGTCCACAAAATCCATAGGTTTTAGGGTTGATGTATCTTAGCCTATGACTAAACTGTGAAATCTGGGAGCACTAGCAAGTGAGTCCTTACTGTATTCTTTTGAGATGCTGAAGCATGTAATTTCTGCCTTCCCCCAGACTCTCCATTTCCTGGATTCTCTTGGAAAGTAGACGTGAGGATGGGTTAGGCATCAGATTATGCTCCAGTATGTTTCCCAGTTTGCATGGTTAGAATAGCAGGACTGCAAGTTGTCCTGTGGGATGTACCTGACCTGTGTTTTGTAAGGTACAGCCTTAAGCATGTAAACAGGAAGaataattctactttttttttctgcaaatcatggtgattttttttatctgtgcaAAGTAGAAAAGATAGTACTGTACTTCTGCTTTGTACCATCTAAGCTTCAAGATGATGGAGAAAGTCTGTATCTGCTAATAATTTTACACCTCTTAGATAACTCAGgttaaaagtaataattttttttgttatttcatagTATAAAATCAATGGCCTCTCTGAGGTGTCATGCTGAATATGCTCTCAAGAGCTGCTGAGTGTTCTCAGGTGCTGCTGGGGTCAGACTGTGGGGTTGTGTCACTTGTTACCTTCCCAGGCTGAGCAGATTTACGTGCCATGCCTGCTGGGTGAGGGCACTGTGCTAACACTCCAGTTGGTATTGTGCAGTTTCCCCATGCAAACCCCAGCAACTGCTGCCATCAGCTTTCAGGGAGatagaaacaaacattttaatgtttACATCATCCAGTTTGCaactttttcctgaaaacagcaaaatgcaCTGTAAAGTTTTATAGGTACACTTGTTTGATTTGCTTCTTAGTTATCTCCCAAAGGAGCTGCAATATGGATTAGCTGCTTCATTGGTGTCCTCACCATTCTTGCTCTGTGGCCAGTTGCAATCATGTTTCAACAAGTTAGGACTCTCCTTGTCTGTAAGAAGATCATCTCTAAGTTTGCTCTTTATCAGGTGAGAAGTTTAATATTTCCAATATGAATTTTTCTTAATTGTTGATAAAACACCGTCTCTTTGGTTCTTGGTCCTTTGTTGAAAAGTTATAATGttggtttccccccctcccattAAATGCACTGTGCAAAGGCATATTTTTACCTGATTAAAGCTGCATCCCTTTGGAGCACTGTCCTTGGCTGCTGTTCAGTTTCAGCTTGAGCCAATTTACCTCTAGTTGCTCGGGAGTGCTGGAGATGTGAAAGCCAGGTAAAATCCATTCATCTTTAGGCAACTGAAATCAAACCAGTACCTTCTGTGGGGCTTGAAGGAAGCTTTGTAGATGCAGGATCCTGAAACAGAATGTTAAAATGTTGGCATCTACTTTTAAAAACTAGGAGAGGATGTGGAGCATTGTGTGGGTGGCTATTGTTTGAACTGTTTCAGCATGTCACAGTGTTCTGTTTTTGACAATATTTTTCGCGGCCATGCTGCACTTCAGAGTTagataataatgaaaatactggCTGAGAATCATTAAATAGTAAGGAACAGAATCAGATTGAAAAAGCCACGAGCCAGGGTCACCCTCTTCCACATCACCCTGAAGAGGGTACAACAGAATCCTTGGATATGCATCCTTCTTGAACAGAACACATAGAAAGACTAGTGCACTAAGGTCTCTGTTAAGTAAGttattaatgttttataaatgCAATAAACAGGATAGTCACACCTGCAAAGCTGCATTAGGGTGAATTGAGGCTTAAGAAGGCAAACTCTCTTAATGAGAGGCTTTACTCAGGCAGTTACACCACCAGCTAGAGAGACACTTTGATATCTCCAAGGCAGCGAAGACCTAGCTCAGTAAATAGCAGGTAATGTGATGGGTAAGTGATTGTTGCTGAACCCAAGCTGCGAAGAGTCCTACATCCCTTCTGGCAAAGAAGCCAGTTCCATATAACTTGGGGAGCACCACATATCCCTGCTGGGGCAAAAAGAGGAGACAACAGAAAAAACGTTCTTCGAGTCCTTCGTGCACTAAGGGAGAGCATAAACTCATAGGTCAGATTAAcaggaaatttttaaaacattgttacCTATTATTTAGAGCTCAGTATTGTTTAAAATCCTAGCTGGGAGGTCTGTGTATATTGCACCTCCCAAATGAAGGGCTGAGAAGAAATACTTTTCAGAGGTTTAATTTAATACTCGCATTCAGAGCGATACCATCGTGACCTAAAGATGAATTCTGCAGAATGGAAGGCAGTctgctggtagatgagaggaaagggaaggcaaGAAAGGAGGGATGAGGCGAACAAGTGTCTATTATGAAAGCAGAATTGTTGTGTGAACTATAACCTTTTCCTGGTAGCTGAggcatctgttttctctttctggtgCAGTTTATCCTCATTCTGAACCATTTGCAGACAGCTATTATCAACATCTTGGCCATGCAAAGAATTATTCCCTGTGTTCCACCACTCTCCTCTTCAGCAAGAGGAGCATGTAAGTTCTTCTGGGAAGGATATCGTTCATTTACTTATAAAGGTGACAGTTCGGCGTTGATAACTGCAGTATCTGATGTTTTCCCAAAACAGTAATTTCCTGGGACCAAGTAGCTTTTGGAGAATCTTagcttttacttaaaaaaaaaaaaataataacaaataacaaaAGTTTTATAGCTGTCATAATCTCAGAGAAAAACTTGATAATGAAAAGAGCTGGAATCAGAAATGAGAGGACAAGAAATCAACATGCATAATTATTGTTAAATCTCTTGCATTTTGGATGCATAACTTATTGCATGCTTATTGATGGGCAATACTGTAATTCTGTAACTGATTTTATTGCTGAGTGTGAGACACTCTGTTATGGGGATAGGGTGGTAAAGTTTGTTCCTTTTTGCTCAGATGAGAATTAAGACAGGCATTTTGTGTGTCGTAGTCATTTCCCCCTTTTGGGGGCTTTTCTTTgcctcccttttatttttttggcagatATGATCAATCAGCTTCTCATCATGGAAATGTTTCTGATAACCCTAATCTCAAGGGTGGTTTATCGGAGAAGATACGATGACCTAGAGCCTCCAGAGTGTACAGCTGAAGAAGATGGGGACAACAAGCAGAATCCTAAGATTATCCTGAACGGCACAGTTAGTGAAGGTGGACTGCCGAGGGTTTAGAAGCCCTGGGTCTAGAGAAGCTCTGCAGGAGCTGGAAGCTCAGCTTCGGGAGCTTGTATATTCTTGCACCACAAATAGCCCCTGTCCATGTCGGGACAACTTCTGACATAAATGGCTGTGAGCTGTAGTACTGAAAGGACTGCTAGTGGCAAGATAACCCCATTTATTCCCCAGTGATATACACATGGTGTGAGTGTTTTCATACCATGTAATTTAGTAAGATTTCCTACCGTGTACTTTTATCCTGTTATTGAGCACTTGATGGTAGCCAAACTGTCTCACAacgtgattttattttatttttattttttagctattAGAATGGCTATGATTTAGAGTTAATCCAGGGTCATTCTTGTTcatctctttttactttttttaatcttatttcacCCTGGATTGCTATCATATGTCCAACACAGCATTTTCCCATCTTTCCTCCATAAAAATTTATCAGCTCTCACTCTATACCACAAACTCACCATAGCTAATTCTGATCAGTAAATACATTTGCATATGTTTGTTCTGAAATCCCCAAACCCGTCTGGGCTCTCCACCTACATAAATGATGATCTCTTTAGGGCAAGACTTTTTACATTCCTTGGCAATCTACCTCCTAACTCGGTAACTACACAGTTGCTGTTTGTAAGTGTCACTGACAGATGTTCTTCCTAGGGATGGCAGATTCTCTGTTAGCGGCCTGGAAAAAGAAAGTTAGGAGTTGGAGTCTGAGATGTCATCTGCCGTTGCTCCGTGATGTTATTTGGTGCTTTGGTTCTCTGCTTGGAAAATGGGAATGATGATACTCGGGATCCTCATGCTGCAGGTGTCTGTGGGGATAAGAGCTCTTGAAAGGAATGTCTCTCAAAAAAttcttccctccccagcttctTCACCCCAAATAAGACCTGCCCAGGTGTCCAGTAGGACTTCAAGTATTGCAGGATCTTTTCAATTCACACCTGCTGCTCTGTTTTGCATAAAccattttttactttttgcaaATGATCATGATGTTCTTGGATGAATCTAATTGCTTTGGTTTAGCTCACTGCAATTTATAAAATGATACTGTGTTTAGTAAGCGTTTGGATATTCTCTTTGCTGGGACAGGAGGTGCAGAGCCATGTACTAGCACTTGCCTAGCCTCGTCTCGACTGATCCCTAGAAGGAAACACCCAATCCATGCAGCAAGAATGCTTATTCCATATGTAAGCAAGGAAAATGTTTCATGATGGAAAAGATGTCAGTAACATCTTTTACCTATATTGTATCAAATAGAACTTATCATCAGAGCAAAGCTAGGCAGAtagtggggttttatttttagtttacaaggaattaaaatactttcagtttGGGAGTTTGtggaaaatgaaatattctgaaaacagcTAGTGAACCATCTGGAAGTAGAAAAGGGGGTTAAGTTAAACAATGTCTTCTTCTCTCTGATTGAGgtcagaaataatattttctttaacaaTTGAAAGATTCCATTATAGTagaaaaactgaattatttttgttctgaagCAGTTGAAacaatttttgtatttcattttttttctaagcaggcAGTCTGGGAAATCAGTACAGGTTCTTGAACTCATTAATGTGAGAGAATCTGCACTTTTcccttgaaaaataatttaggcGAAAATTTTCACTCTGCATTAGAGTGTGTCAGTAGAATTAACTGTGATCAGATAACATATTCTTAACATGGAAAATCATCTTTTCACATTATGGCTGTTAGCATATTCCTAATGTTGCTTTGTATCAGTGTAGTGTAGGCCACAATTACATTTGTAGAGTTGCCGAGCAGTACTTAATTTCATAATGGCACTGGCTGTGAGTTCAAGCAGcttcaaaactggaaaataaaatattttgagttggTAGGGCATCTTTGCAAATTGCTGTGGAGAAGACTTGAATTACTAGAGCAAATGAGACAAATGAGCATTACTGGAAAATGATTTCTGTAGCAATTCTGTGAGGGGCGTGCCTTGGTGGGTGGGATCTGTGGCATGGAAGAGCGGATCCATGCGCCATAGCCTGGACAGTGCAGTTGAAAACAGATGGCGTGTGTGAACAAGTGATGGTCTCTGTAAGTCCAGCGAAGGAGCTGCTGGGGTACAGCATTGTCTTCACCCATCACTGTTGGTCAGGTATCTGGCATGTCTCTGAAGTGCCTCTTAAACTGATCTTGTAAAAATCGGCATGGGTCTGATTCAGCCATAGGTATCACAAGCTGTTATGCTTTTGGGTaggtatttaatttttgttgtgaTCTTCATCTGACATATTTCAGTAATAAAATGTACCACGGTGATGTTCAAGTGGACTTCAGATTTGGCAGCAAAGGCGTTTCTTTTTACTATGTACAGTCATGGAGGTCTTATTCCAAAAAGCACTTGCTTACACAGAACACTTTTCAGAGCATAATTGTACATACTTTATCTTAAATATGTGCCTAGGAGTTTTTCTGAGTTACATCTTACGTGAATGCAGAGGAATGTAGGGGTCTTATTgttacaaatttctttttttcttttgttttgggacttcttaaattaacaatttattcCCCAGTTCTGGCTTAGACCAATAGCTGTAGCCTGCCTAATCTAGGTGCGGCGTCGAGGGTAGGCGCCTGGGAGCTAGCAGCCGGGGGCAGCAGGTGGCCCTCATTGCAGTGCATTCATTCAGGTGCTCTTGAAATTACAACACTGCAAATCACAACCGCGAGGTTGGACCTTAGGCAATCTGAGAAAGGAAGTAACAAAGCCGGAAATTCCTCCAGTCTCAGTTCTGATAAGGATTCCTTTCAGgtcagtggaaaaaaatttactttcaaTTATGTGTTTGTGattaaagcatttgaaaacagTTATCTAAAGCTAGCAGATAATTTTCACAACATATTTTATACAACTGCTGTAAAGTAATGAGGGTTAAGGTGAGCACATAGCCTTTATGTTATGTTTGCATGGGGTTATCCTGTGAGGAAGGGTAAAGGTAATTTTATCGGTGTCTTTTGTGACGATAAAAGGCACCAACACCATTAAACAGAATGATAAGAATACAGAGATGTGTGGTTGAAGGTTAGGAGAGTTTAGGCATTTGGAAGCAATTAATGAGAACACAGAGGAGAAGATGAGTTACGTGTTTTGGGCGGCCATGTGCTGAAGATGCAGGTGTGAAGGTGAACACTGACCGTGAAGCCCCCAGGAGCGTCACACGGGGATGCGGCATGAACATCACATGCACAAGGAGGGAGAACGGACCCTGTAGGGAACCTTATAATGTTGCAGGAGTGGGTTGGCAAACAAAAGTGCTCTTCTTTTCCATCTGTCATTcaagctattatttttaaaacaacactAATGGAATCTCTCCTGTTCCAGAAGACCATGGTGTGGACTGCTGTTggctgcagcacaggcagcactggGATCTTGCAGAGGTCCCCCC contains these protein-coding regions:
- the LOC128900744 gene encoding organic solute transporter subunit alpha-like isoform X1 — its product is MEGDANATLHPPCAASEPPYSEEHLQSLDLPGRFLFAILTLMTLIANLVFIEEAVYIYRKIPSSKRSIIIWVNAAAPVIATTSCIGMWIPRSTMFTDFTAAVFFAIVIHKFLLMMIKECGGQKLLLRRFENGHFKISTGPCCCCCLCLPRVRITRRTLFWMKLGTFQFAFFRPVLMFLSIVLWTNGNYAPYNLSPKGAAIWISCFIGVLTILALWPVAIMFQQVRTLLVCKKIISKFALYQFILILNHLQTAIINILAMQRIIPCVPPLSSSARGAYMINQLLIMEMFLITLISRVVYRRRYDDLEPPECTAEEDGDNKQNPKIILNGTVSEGGLPRV
- the LOC128900744 gene encoding organic solute transporter subunit alpha-like isoform X2, with amino-acid sequence MTLIANLVFIEEAVYIYRKIPSSKRSIIIWVNAAAPVIATTSCIGMWIPRSTMFTDFTAAVFFAIVIHKFLLMMIKECGGQKLLLRRFENGHFKISTGPCCCCCLCLPRVRITRRTLFWMKLGTFQFAFFRPVLMFLSIVLWTNGNYAPYNLSPKGAAIWISCFIGVLTILALWPVAIMFQQVRTLLVCKKIISKFALYQTAIINILAMQRIIPCVPPLSSSARGAYMINQLLIMEMFLITLISRVVYRRRYDDLEPPECTAEEDGDNKQNPKIILNGTVSEGGLPRV